A DNA window from Tenuifilaceae bacterium CYCD contains the following coding sequences:
- a CDS encoding aspartate aminotransferase encodes MPKISDKGVAMPASPIRKLVPFAEEAKKKGRKVYHLNIGQPDIPTPDIAMDAIHKCDLKVVEYSHSAGIESYRKGLAEYYKGIGIEITHNDIIITNGGSEAITISFMTCLNPGDEIIIPEPFYANYNSFAMQAGVVVKPIVSSITNDFALPAVSEFEKLITPKTKGIVICNPNNPTGYLYSKEELEQLATIVKKHDLYLFSDEVYREFCYDGNSHFSAMQLPGLENNVILLDSVSKRYSMCGVRIGALITKNKEVYTAAMKFAQARLSPPTFGQVAAEAALKTPASYFKEVYDEYIKRRDFMVAALNKMEGVYCPKPKGAFYTVVKLPIDDSDKFAQWLLDSFEYKNQTVMVAPATGFYSTKGLGKNEVRIAYVLKIEDLKSAMECIEVALKQYPGRTL; translated from the coding sequence ATGCCAAAAATATCAGACAAAGGTGTGGCCATGCCAGCCTCACCAATCAGAAAGTTAGTGCCATTTGCCGAAGAGGCAAAAAAGAAAGGGCGAAAGGTTTACCACTTAAACATTGGGCAACCCGATATCCCAACTCCCGATATTGCAATGGATGCAATCCATAAATGCGATTTAAAAGTGGTTGAGTATAGTCACTCGGCTGGAATTGAGAGTTACCGTAAAGGGTTGGCGGAATACTACAAGGGTATTGGGATTGAAATAACCCATAACGATATTATTATTACCAACGGAGGATCTGAGGCAATTACAATTTCTTTCATGACCTGCTTAAACCCAGGCGACGAGATTATTATTCCAGAGCCATTCTATGCTAACTACAATAGTTTTGCAATGCAGGCAGGAGTTGTAGTAAAACCAATTGTTTCATCTATCACTAATGATTTTGCTTTGCCGGCAGTTTCGGAGTTCGAAAAATTGATCACCCCAAAAACTAAAGGTATTGTAATTTGTAATCCCAACAACCCTACCGGATATTTATATTCGAAGGAAGAACTGGAGCAACTTGCTACAATTGTTAAGAAGCACGATCTATACCTATTCTCCGATGAGGTGTACCGCGAATTCTGCTATGATGGGAATAGCCATTTCTCGGCAATGCAACTTCCCGGTTTAGAAAATAACGTAATCCTTTTGGATTCGGTTTCTAAGCGATACAGTATGTGTGGTGTGCGTATTGGTGCTCTTATCACTAAAAACAAGGAGGTATACACTGCTGCCATGAAGTTTGCTCAGGCTCGATTATCGCCACCAACATTTGGTCAGGTTGCTGCAGAAGCCGCATTAAAAACTCCTGCATCGTACTTTAAGGAAGTTTACGATGAGTATATTAAACGTAGAGATTTTATGGTTGCTGCGCTTAATAAAATGGAAGGAGTTTACTGTCCAAAACCCAAGGGTGCATTTTATACTGTAGTTAAGCTGCCAATTGACGATAGCGATAAGTTTGCGCAATGGTTACTCGATAGTTTTGAGTATAAAAACCAAACAGTAATGGTGGCGCCAGCAACTGGTTTCTACTCAACAAAAGGCTTAGGTAAGAACGAGGTGCGTATAGCATATGTGCTCAAGATTGAGGATCTAAAGAGTGCAATGGAATGCATAGAGGTTGCTTTAAAGCAATACCCTGGCAGAACACTTTAA